From one Desulfuromonas acetoxidans DSM 684 genomic stretch:
- a CDS encoding GAF domain-containing protein — translation MPYNLLKGLIMFAATPKKFRPVLIGIATLACMATLVYITYGFGILPQLSHLEQEVAFHHCEQVQTLVGVELDALSALAKDYTSVDATQAETPPAELSWSHRLTQEMLHHHGLDEVVVLDKRGTLLFSRSNAQQRDHDTELYRAAFNLTQLSARSAISGLLHSEQGISLVATHTMSTDHPDHGDDTVILCRRLTPEVIADWSRRLHLDIDLTDLAQITHDDPQQFVTLIKQAQAPQLTINNTVIEAKTLLFDIGKTPIALIRVNVPRQAYMASHATSLAALFMISLLLSAITLVTAWVFSRRAQQPLSDLADQVRQRRQHHQPKPLSEHLVTAELTREINGLFDDLDECRQSQIHTQVRSDLLKQVVPCAIFTVDHRRVITSWNDRAEQLTGYRADEMIGNSCYRFALSPCLRQCGLFNQQIDKPVMGRECTIRHKNGTLLTISKNANLLRDNQGEVIGGIECFVDITHHKRDEQALQWEVSLNSRLASLSHAIVQQHADQHEIARQLLSHARNLTDSRHGFIAAINPGGSQLLWDYTSLFEEFCGNGSATIPAAAAGRGSLLHAVYNRKTGVYFNGLERLNVAHLAGGIQKPLRHFMAVPVDDGERIVGQVALANNDEGYSVRDLQAIEQLAELFAVYLAQKPTPAQTA, via the coding sequence ATGCCTTATAACCTACTGAAAGGACTGATCATGTTTGCCGCCACCCCAAAAAAATTTCGCCCGGTTCTAATTGGCATTGCAACGTTGGCCTGCATGGCCACGCTGGTGTATATCACCTACGGATTCGGTATCCTTCCGCAACTTAGCCATCTGGAACAAGAAGTGGCCTTTCATCATTGCGAACAGGTTCAAACCCTTGTCGGTGTCGAGCTGGATGCACTGAGTGCCCTGGCCAAGGATTACACCAGTGTCGACGCCACCCAGGCTGAAACACCTCCTGCCGAGTTGTCGTGGTCCCATCGTCTGACCCAGGAGATGCTGCATCACCACGGTCTTGATGAAGTGGTCGTCCTTGACAAGCGGGGCACGTTGCTGTTTAGCCGAAGCAATGCCCAGCAGCGCGACCATGACACCGAACTGTACCGCGCGGCATTCAATCTCACCCAGCTCAGCGCCCGCTCCGCCATCAGCGGCCTGTTGCACAGCGAACAGGGCATCAGTCTGGTGGCAACCCACACCATGAGCACGGACCACCCCGACCATGGTGATGACACTGTGATCCTGTGCCGTCGCCTCACCCCGGAGGTGATCGCTGACTGGTCACGTCGGCTGCACCTCGACATTGATCTGACCGATCTGGCACAGATAACCCACGACGACCCGCAACAATTCGTCACGCTCATCAAGCAGGCTCAGGCCCCGCAGTTGACCATCAATAACACGGTTATCGAAGCAAAAACGCTGCTTTTTGACATCGGCAAAACCCCAATTGCACTGATCCGGGTCAACGTCCCTCGTCAGGCCTATATGGCGTCTCACGCCACGTCTCTGGCAGCGCTATTCATGATCAGCCTTCTGCTGAGCGCCATCACCCTTGTAACGGCGTGGGTGTTTTCGCGCCGGGCACAACAACCACTCTCAGATCTGGCCGATCAGGTCCGCCAACGCCGTCAACACCATCAGCCGAAGCCGCTGTCCGAACATCTGGTTACCGCAGAGCTGACCCGGGAGATCAACGGACTGTTTGATGACCTCGACGAATGCCGCCAAAGTCAGATCCATACCCAAGTCAGATCCGACTTGCTTAAACAAGTGGTTCCGTGTGCAATCTTCACCGTCGACCACCGTCGTGTCATCACCAGCTGGAACGATCGGGCGGAACAACTCACCGGCTACCGTGCTGATGAAATGATCGGCAACTCCTGTTACCGCTTTGCTCTGTCTCCCTGTCTTCGTCAGTGCGGACTGTTTAATCAACAGATCGATAAGCCGGTGATGGGGCGTGAATGTACCATTCGTCATAAAAACGGCACCCTGCTCACCATCAGCAAAAATGCCAATCTGCTGCGTGACAACCAGGGCGAGGTGATCGGCGGCATTGAATGCTTTGTCGACATTACCCACCATAAGCGTGATGAACAGGCGTTGCAGTGGGAAGTCTCCCTCAACAGTCGTCTGGCCAGTCTGTCGCACGCCATTGTTCAACAACATGCCGACCAGCATGAAATCGCCCGACAACTGCTCAGTCATGCCCGCAATCTCACCGACAGCCGCCATGGTTTTATCGCCGCAATCAATCCCGGCGGCAGCCAATTATTGTGGGACTACACCTCACTGTTTGAGGAATTTTGCGGCAACGGCAGCGCCACCATTCCGGCAGCAGCAGCGGGACGCGGCTCCCTGTTGCACGCGGTATATAATCGTAAAACCGGTGTCTACTTCAACGGACTGGAACGTCTCAATGTTGCGCATTTGGCTGGGGGGATTCAAAAACCGCTGCGCCATTTTATGGCGGTGCCGGTAGACGATGGCGAGCGCATCGTCGGACAGGTCGCGTTAGCCAACAATGACGAGGGGTACTCGGTACGTGACCTGCAAGCCATTGAGCAGCTGGCTGAACTGTTCGCCGTTTATCTGGCCCAGAAACCAACGCCGGCGCAAACCGCCTGA
- the citC gene encoding [citrate (pro-3S)-lyase] ligase: MVQQVTTDEQRGAVEQFLARFDLDYEPEHDDLLGVWDAGGQLVACGARQQALLKMIAIDPAEQDSPMFGQLVGTLVKKGFEAGVETFFVVTRPQHTLSFEAVNFRLLCLTDQVALLEYGPGLSAYIERHHNVRHHGNNGAVVVNANPFTLGHRYLIETAAQQVDRLYVFVVEEESSSFPFAVRYDLVCQGVADLDNVEVLPSGPYAVSAITFPGYFLRDSALVEAQQHQLDAVLFARQLAPRFTICRRFIGSEPYCAVTRRYNEALKKILPTLGIDVVEVPRATTNGGAISASTVRELLQQRAINTLEKLVPSTTLNYLESAAFNGLSPVAGRH, encoded by the coding sequence ATGGTTCAACAGGTGACTACGGACGAACAGCGAGGTGCGGTGGAGCAGTTCCTGGCACGGTTCGATCTGGACTATGAGCCGGAACATGATGATTTGCTGGGCGTCTGGGATGCCGGTGGGCAGCTTGTGGCGTGTGGTGCCCGTCAGCAGGCATTGCTGAAGATGATCGCCATTGATCCTGCCGAGCAGGACAGTCCGATGTTCGGCCAGCTTGTTGGCACTCTGGTGAAAAAAGGCTTTGAGGCCGGTGTGGAAACCTTCTTTGTCGTCACCCGACCACAACACACCCTGAGTTTTGAAGCGGTCAATTTTCGTTTGCTGTGTCTGACCGACCAGGTGGCGCTTTTGGAATACGGCCCGGGACTGAGCGCCTATATTGAGCGTCATCACAACGTACGCCATCATGGCAACAACGGTGCCGTGGTGGTTAACGCCAATCCGTTTACCCTTGGTCATCGCTATCTGATTGAGACGGCCGCGCAGCAAGTGGATCGGCTTTATGTGTTTGTGGTCGAAGAGGAGAGCTCCAGCTTCCCCTTTGCCGTGCGTTATGACCTGGTCTGCCAAGGGGTTGCCGATCTCGACAATGTCGAGGTTTTGCCCAGCGGTCCTTACGCGGTCAGCGCCATTACTTTTCCCGGTTATTTCCTGCGTGACAGTGCTTTGGTCGAAGCGCAGCAACATCAGCTTGATGCGGTGTTGTTTGCTCGTCAGTTGGCACCTCGATTTACCATTTGCCGTCGTTTTATCGGTAGTGAGCCCTATTGTGCCGTGACCCGACGTTACAACGAGGCATTGAAGAAAATTCTGCCCACATTGGGGATTGATGTTGTCGAGGTGCCGCGTGCGACCACCAACGGTGGAGCGATCAGTGCTTCAACCGTGCGCGAACTGCTGCAACAGCGTGCGATCAACACACTGGAGAAGCTGGTGCCGTCGACCACGTTGAATTACCTCGAGTCTGCCGCATTTAACGGGCTTAGCCCGGTGGCCGGGAGGCACTGA
- the citD gene encoding citrate lyase acyl carrier protein: MNVCCKAQAGTMQSSDLMVFVEPADTLIIEIESTVLKQFEHLIRQRIEDKLEELGVMQVKVRVSDRGALDYAIDARIEAAIRRAQGEK; this comes from the coding sequence ATGAACGTGTGTTGTAAAGCCCAGGCTGGCACCATGCAGTCGAGTGACCTGATGGTGTTTGTTGAACCGGCGGACACTTTGATCATTGAGATCGAATCGACGGTTCTCAAGCAATTTGAACACCTGATCCGGCAACGGATTGAGGATAAATTAGAGGAACTTGGTGTGATGCAGGTCAAGGTGCGGGTCAGTGATCGCGGCGCACTGGATTACGCTATTGATGCTCGTATCGAAGCAGCGATCCGCCGGGCGCAGGGAGAAAAGTAA
- a CDS encoding PPC domain-containing DNA-binding protein, whose amino-acid sequence MENVWFKECSGGRRFLVKISQGEWLVESLCRFAAEAGVRSAVILSAVGSVTRVTFRGIKAGAKLPITEARMTVHDVEGPLELLGLEGNMVPNDQGQCDCHLHILMSRSSGEVIGGHLFDARVFASCEIILSEFHGAGVERHMSQSGGISTIYLED is encoded by the coding sequence ATGGAAAATGTGTGGTTTAAGGAGTGTTCCGGTGGGCGTCGCTTTCTGGTCAAGATCTCTCAAGGCGAATGGCTGGTGGAATCTCTGTGCCGTTTTGCTGCCGAAGCGGGTGTACGCAGTGCGGTGATCCTTTCTGCGGTCGGCTCGGTCACCCGGGTGACTTTTCGTGGCATCAAAGCCGGAGCCAAGTTGCCGATCACTGAAGCGCGGATGACGGTCCATGATGTTGAAGGTCCGCTGGAGTTGCTGGGCTTGGAAGGCAATATGGTGCCCAATGATCAGGGGCAGTGTGATTGTCACCTGCATATTCTCATGTCGCGCTCATCCGGTGAAGTGATCGGTGGTCACCTGTTTGATGCGCGGGTGTTTGCCAGTTGCGAAATCATCCTCAGTGAATTTCACGGGGCTGGTGTGGAACGCCATATGTCGCAAAGTGGCGGGATTTCGACCATCTATCTGGAGGATTAA
- a CDS encoding HpcH/HpaI aldolase/citrate lyase family protein, which yields MKDELSLRRSLLYVPGNMPSMLQNVPLFLCDAVFVDLEDAVPLNEKDAARILVSRFVASYVDRNKEVFVRINALDTPWGHDDLRQVLPSRPDGIRLPKADTPEIVERLDTLLTEMEEELGVAIGTFKVIPSIESALGVINAIKIARCSSRVIALAFGAEDYTASMEIERTKGGEELFHARARVLWAAKAAGIQAIDTIFADVGDMDSFRHEVQLIKNLGFTGKSLVNPRQIAVVHEVFAPKQGEIDYALQVIEAIIRAREMGTGVISLDGKMVDAPVVKRAARMIKTAVSQGLLEYELDDEVIYGAH from the coding sequence ATGAAGGATGAGCTTTCCCTGCGGCGCTCTTTGCTCTATGTGCCGGGCAATATGCCGTCGATGTTGCAGAACGTGCCGTTGTTCCTCTGTGATGCGGTGTTTGTCGATCTTGAAGACGCGGTGCCACTCAACGAAAAAGACGCCGCGCGTATTCTTGTCAGCCGTTTTGTTGCCTCCTATGTCGATCGCAATAAAGAGGTGTTTGTGCGTATCAATGCGCTGGATACTCCGTGGGGGCATGACGACTTGCGTCAGGTGCTGCCTTCACGGCCAGACGGGATTCGCCTGCCCAAGGCCGACACGCCTGAGATTGTCGAGCGGCTTGATACCCTGCTCACCGAGATGGAAGAGGAGCTCGGGGTTGCCATCGGCACGTTTAAGGTCATTCCCTCGATTGAAAGCGCCCTGGGCGTCATCAATGCCATCAAAATCGCCCGCTGTTCGTCGCGGGTGATTGCCCTGGCGTTTGGCGCCGAGGATTACACCGCCAGTATGGAGATCGAGCGCACCAAAGGGGGCGAAGAGTTGTTCCATGCCCGGGCCCGGGTGTTGTGGGCCGCCAAAGCCGCCGGCATTCAGGCTATCGATACTATTTTTGCCGATGTTGGCGATATGGACAGCTTTCGCCATGAAGTGCAATTGATCAAGAATCTCGGTTTTACCGGCAAATCTTTGGTCAATCCCCGCCAGATTGCGGTGGTGCATGAGGTGTTTGCACCGAAGCAGGGGGAGATTGATTACGCCCTGCAGGTGATTGAAGCGATTATCCGGGCGCGGGAAATGGGCACAGGAGTGATCTCCCTTGATGGAAAAATGGTCGATGCCCCGGTGGTCAAGCGGGCGGCGCGGATGATCAAGACCGCCGTTTCACAGGGGTTATTGGAGTATGAACTCGATGATGAGGTGATTTATGGCGCGCACTAG
- the citF gene encoding citrate lyase subunit alpha yields the protein MARTSLGRWIPESFHGRICQPYQDPFSRQPDQQRASRPLRRINPGHNKVIASLTEAIEAAGLQNGMCIATHHHLRNGDALLGMVVRAIHALGLRDIVIASSSIHPVHAELLPYLHDGTIAAFECGVNGLIGELASKGEITCPITVRTHGGRARALMSGEVQVDVAFIAAPCCDCYGNINGFSGPSACGSLGYAKVDADYAQTVIAVTDNLQPYPVAPISIAQTQVDYVVEVERLGDPQKIVSTTTRTTTDPIGLMIAGYAAEVIEASGLLKDGFSFQTGSGGTSLAVAERVRDKMLAGKIKGSFGSGGITGYFVDMLEHELFRSLFDVQCFDLQAVQSIGRHPGHVEIDADMYANPFNRGAVVNQLDVVMLGATEVDVDFNVNVNTESNGYLLHNTGGHSDTAAGAKLSVITVPSIRGRLPIVRDAVTTITTPGETIDVIVTERGIAVNERHDDLRRELEKRHLPVKDIRQLQKEIIALTGQPKPVEFEDDVIAVIEYRDGTIIDCVRRIKA from the coding sequence ATGGCGCGCACTAGTCTGGGACGCTGGATTCCGGAGTCGTTTCACGGCCGGATTTGTCAGCCCTATCAGGACCCGTTTTCACGGCAACCCGACCAGCAACGGGCCAGTCGTCCGTTGCGACGAATCAATCCTGGCCACAACAAGGTCATCGCGTCACTGACCGAGGCTATTGAAGCTGCCGGACTCCAGAACGGCATGTGTATTGCCACCCACCACCATTTGCGTAACGGCGATGCTCTGCTCGGTATGGTGGTGCGTGCCATTCACGCTTTGGGCTTGCGGGATATTGTCATCGCTTCCAGCTCAATCCATCCGGTGCATGCCGAATTGCTGCCCTACCTTCACGACGGCACCATTGCTGCGTTTGAATGTGGCGTTAATGGTTTAATCGGTGAGCTGGCCAGCAAAGGGGAGATTACCTGCCCCATCACGGTACGTACCCATGGTGGCCGGGCACGTGCCCTGATGAGTGGCGAAGTGCAGGTGGATGTGGCGTTTATTGCCGCACCCTGTTGCGACTGTTACGGCAATATCAATGGTTTTTCCGGGCCGTCGGCTTGTGGTTCTCTCGGCTATGCCAAGGTGGATGCTGACTATGCTCAAACCGTGATTGCCGTGACCGACAATCTGCAGCCCTACCCGGTCGCGCCGATCTCCATTGCCCAGACCCAGGTGGACTATGTAGTTGAGGTGGAACGCCTTGGTGATCCACAGAAAATCGTCTCCACGACGACCCGCACCACCACCGATCCCATCGGGCTGATGATTGCCGGTTATGCGGCCGAGGTGATTGAAGCGTCGGGCCTACTCAAAGATGGTTTTTCCTTTCAGACCGGCAGTGGTGGCACCAGCCTCGCGGTGGCCGAGCGGGTGCGCGACAAGATGCTGGCCGGGAAGATCAAAGGCAGCTTTGGCAGTGGTGGCATTACCGGCTATTTTGTCGACATGCTCGAACACGAATTGTTCCGCAGTTTGTTTGATGTGCAGTGCTTTGATTTGCAGGCCGTGCAGTCCATTGGCCGTCATCCCGGTCATGTCGAGATCGATGCTGACATGTACGCCAACCCGTTCAATCGGGGGGCGGTGGTTAACCAGCTCGATGTGGTGATGCTTGGTGCCACTGAAGTGGACGTGGATTTTAATGTTAATGTCAATACCGAATCCAACGGCTACCTGTTGCACAACACCGGTGGCCACAGTGATACCGCCGCTGGTGCCAAACTGTCGGTGATCACGGTGCCGTCCATTCGTGGCCGGCTGCCGATTGTACGTGATGCGGTGACGACAATCACCACGCCGGGAGAGACCATCGATGTCATTGTCACCGAGCGCGGTATTGCCGTCAATGAACGCCACGATGATCTGCGCCGCGAACTGGAGAAACGCCATCTTCCAGTCAAGGATATTCGCCAGTTGCAAAAAGAGATTATCGCCCTGACCGGTCAACCCAAGCCTGTGGAGTTCGAAGATGATGTTATTGCAGTCATTGAATATCGAGACGGAACCATCATCGATTGTGTGCGACGGATTAAGGCGTGA
- the citX gene encoding citrate lyase holo-[acyl-carrier protein] synthase, with the protein MMLLQSLNIETEPSSIVCDGLRRDLLDAREQRQWEIDQFIQSGHAAVIQIATNFPGADKAPEGCEALVAWAQTQLEEQLQAVTVLHSRDRAGVYSLLISSQDAIRCKQMAIDVELSRPFARLLDIDVYGALSGQIHRQALGYPARPCLLCEANAMDCIRSERHDQDAVIRAAYHHLQNFTR; encoded by the coding sequence ATGATGTTATTGCAGTCATTGAATATCGAGACGGAACCATCATCGATTGTGTGCGACGGATTAAGGCGTGACCTGCTCGACGCCCGTGAACAGCGTCAATGGGAGATCGACCAGTTTATCCAATCCGGCCATGCCGCAGTGATTCAGATCGCCACCAATTTCCCCGGTGCCGACAAGGCTCCCGAAGGGTGTGAGGCCCTGGTGGCCTGGGCACAGACGCAACTTGAGGAACAGTTGCAGGCGGTGACGGTATTGCACAGCCGCGATCGGGCCGGAGTGTACAGTTTGCTGATCAGCTCACAGGATGCAATCCGCTGCAAACAGATGGCGATTGATGTCGAACTGTCCCGTCCGTTTGCCCGTTTGCTTGATATTGATGTTTACGGTGCGCTCAGTGGTCAGATTCACCGTCAGGCGTTGGGCTATCCGGCCCGCCCCTGTCTGTTGTGCGAAGCGAATGCCATGGACTGTATAAGGAGTGAACGTCATGATCAGGATGCCGTTATACGCGCCGCTTACCACCATTTGCAGAACTTTACCCGATGA
- a CDS encoding triphosphoribosyl-dephospho-CoA synthase — protein sequence MIRMPLYAPLTTICRTLPDDRLSEAFCRGARRELLLTPKPGLVDVFDNGSHDDLNLIVMQQSIDLLPLYYHDLMAITLSPFDPEVVRTVGLAAEERMMIHCGTNTHKGYVFLSGLVLLALRYGRDLRHNLRQLSRQLFAGGRQSGSHGVACQHLYGCTGIVGECLDGLPSLFEHGLPCYRSYRNQGMDETRAGLALMGRLMQVVEDTTSYHRAGMHGATVIRHDGVVLEKRLAAGGQVEDWLVQRNHYYRQLNLTMGGVADMMALTFALDQLLDEEGAAS from the coding sequence ATGATCAGGATGCCGTTATACGCGCCGCTTACCACCATTTGCAGAACTTTACCCGATGATCGGCTCAGTGAGGCGTTCTGCCGTGGTGCGCGACGTGAGCTGCTGCTGACGCCCAAGCCGGGGCTGGTCGATGTGTTTGACAACGGCTCCCATGACGATCTCAACCTGATCGTGATGCAGCAGTCCATTGACCTGCTGCCGCTGTATTATCATGACCTCATGGCCATCACGCTCTCCCCCTTTGACCCTGAGGTGGTTCGCACTGTCGGCCTGGCCGCCGAAGAACGGATGATGATCCACTGCGGCACCAATACCCATAAAGGCTACGTGTTTCTTAGTGGCCTGGTTTTACTCGCCCTGCGTTATGGTCGCGACCTGCGCCATAATCTCCGCCAATTGAGTCGACAACTGTTTGCCGGTGGTCGTCAGAGCGGCAGTCACGGTGTCGCCTGTCAGCATCTCTACGGCTGCACGGGAATTGTCGGAGAGTGTCTTGACGGTTTGCCGTCGCTGTTTGAACACGGGTTGCCCTGTTATCGGAGCTATCGCAATCAGGGGATGGATGAAACCCGCGCCGGACTGGCTTTGATGGGACGACTGATGCAGGTGGTTGAGGACACCACCAGTTATCACCGGGCTGGAATGCACGGTGCCACGGTGATCCGGCATGATGGTGTTGTTCTGGAAAAACGCCTGGCTGCCGGTGGGCAAGTGGAGGACTGGCTGGTGCAGCGTAACCATTATTATCGTCAGTTGAATCTGACCATGGGCGGTGTTGCCGATATGATGGCGTTGACCTTTGCCCTGGATCAGCTGCTTGATGAAGAAGGAGCTGCGTCATGA